Proteins co-encoded in one Nicotiana sylvestris chromosome 7, ASM39365v2, whole genome shotgun sequence genomic window:
- the LOC138872944 gene encoding protein FAR1-RELATED SEQUENCE 5-like produces the protein MELAINNESTSAGSSGSLNLLEFPSSPAIEEYQSEIITESTQTYIEEGQVYQDKQTVAAAMKNYSVMHKFQFRVKRSSHRSYWLICVAESCKWHFKATSINDSAMFKIRSFSRQHTCCLMDETFIQRKRTAAVLGSMVVPKYCDPKTVYTPKDIQTDMLSEHGLNLSYMQAWRAKEKALQFLRGNPCDSYNKLPKYFYILEKNYPGSVVKLKKAADDCFLYAFVALCTSINGWQHCRPVVVVDGTFLKSAYRGIMLTASTMDAAGTIFPLAYAVVDSENDASWKWFFEQFKEAYGERPSMCVVSDRHESILKATSVVYPGLAHYSCMWHIWTNIRSKFKKGHLQLHELYFATARSYTMDEFNERMLKIEEVDLRVKSYLYDIGYHRWSRVHATVNRTFTMTSNIAESLNAVTKDARELPIFDLFEYMRTLLERWTKEKLSKAKGTFTYLGHKYNKELEDNSTLSQKLRVRASTDHIHTVLDGVKRYIVCLENKKCSCGQFQLDELPCAHALAALRHRNETYENYCSPYYTRKSLLLTYEMPVNPLPDEGKWEVPQHILDEVVKPPAGDKRQPGRPHKERYKTFDEIKSKKYKVSCGNCGGEGHNKRTCKNAPKKK, from the exons atggaattggcaATCAACAATGAAAGCACCAGTGCAG GTTCGTCTGGATCCCTAAACTTACTTGAATTTCCATCCTCACCAGCTATAGaggaatatcaaagtgaaataataactgaatCTACGCAAACATATATTGAAGAAGGACAAGTTTATCAGGACAAGCAAACAGTAGCTGCTGCAATGAAGAATTATTCAGTGATGCACAAGTTCCAGTTCAGAGTAAAAAGATCTAGTCATAGAAG CTACTGGCTTATATGTGTTGCTGAAAGCTGTAAATGGCATTTCAAGGCAACGTCAATTAATGATTCGGCAATGTTCAAGATAAGAAGTTTCAGCCGTCAACACACATGCTGCCTAATGGACGAAACATTCATACAGCGCAAACGTACTGCAGCAGTACTTGGTAGCATGGTCGTTCCAAAGTATTGTGATCCTAAGACTGTTTACACACCAAAGGACATACAAACTGACATGTTATCCGAACATGGACTGAAcctaagctacatgcaagcatggagagcaaaggaaaaagctttacagtttttgagagggaatccgtgtgactcctacaacaaattacccaaatatttttatattcttgagaagaattatcctggtTCTGTTGTTAAATTGAAGAAGGCAGCAGATGATTGCTTCTTATacgcatttgttgctctttgtacaTCAATAAATGGTTGGCAACATTGTAGGCCGGTAGTAGTGGTTGATGGGACATTCTTAAAGTCAGCCTACAGGGGGATTATGCTGACAGCAAGCACCATGGATGCAGCAG GTACTATTTTTCCCTTGGCATATGCTGTGGTTGATTCTGAAAACGACGCGTCTTGGAagtggttctttgagcaattcaaggaGGCATATGGTGAAAGACCTTCAATGTGTGTTGTTTCAGATAGGCATGAGAGTATACTGAAGGCAACATCAGTTGTCTATCCGGGATTGGCACACTACTCTTGCATGTGGCATATATGGACAAATAtaaggtcaaaattcaagaagggacatctacaattacatgaattgtactttgctacagcacggtcatacactatggatgaatttaatgaaaggatgttGAAGATTGAAGAGGTAGACCTGCGTGTAAAGTCTTACCTATAtgatattggctatcatagatggtCAAGAGTACATGCAACGGTGAATAGAACTTTTACTATGACGTCAAACATTGCCGAGTCGTTGAATGCTGTAACAAAAGATGCAAGAGAGCTTCCAATATTTGATCTATTTGAGTATATGAGGACTCTTCTTGAACGTTGGACAAAAGAAAAGTTATCGAAGGCAAAGGGTACTTTCACATACCTTGGTCACAAATACAACAAAGAATTGGAAGACAACAGTACATTATCTCAGAAACTAAGG gtgagggcttcaacagatcatatacatactgtgttagatggtgtgaagcggtacattgtgtgtctagaaaacaagaaatgtagctgtggacaattccaacttgatgaacttCCATGTGCGCATGCTTTGGCAGCATTAAGGCATAGGAATGAAACATACGAAAACTATTGCTCTCCGTATTACACAAGGAAGAGCCTTCTGCTTACCTATGAAATGCCAGTAAATCCTCTTCCTGATGAAGGCAAATGGGAAGTGCCACAACATATTTTGGATGAGGTAGTAAAGCCACCGGCGGGAGATAAAAGGCAGCCAGGGAGACCTCACAAGGAAAGATATAAAACATTTGATGAAATAAAGTCAAAGAAATACAAGGTGTCATGTGGTAATTGTGGAggtgaagggcataacaaaagaaCTTGCAAGAATGCGCCGAAAAAGAAATGA